From Crateriforma spongiae:
AATCATCGCGGTCGGCGCTGCGTTTTCGTACGTCAGCCCCAGCCACTTGGACAGGGCATAGCCGATTGCAAAGATCAACACGGTTTGAATGAACAGGGGGATCGCGATCCAAACAATCGTCAACGGATTGGCCATGATGATCTCTCCCTTCAGTGAGAACAACAAAACCAGCGTGACCAACAACGCAGCGATTGTCACTGGACTGAGCCAATGCAAAAACTTTTCGCGAAACCAGACTTCCCCCATCGCACTGATGATCCAGCGTCGCGACAAAAATCCGGCAATCAACGGCAACGCAACATAAATCCCGATGGACAGCAACAAGGCTTGCCAGGGAACGGGCAATTGCCCTACGCCCAACAACAGTCCGCCTAGCAGTCCGTACAGCAACAGCATTGCCAGCGAATTAACGGCCACCATCACCAACGTGTGACCGTCGTTTCCGCCGGACAGGTACCCCCACACCAAAACCATCGCGGTACAAGGTGCGATCCCCAGCAGAATGCATCCGGCTAGATAGCTGCGCCACAGTGGTACTTCCAGCATCTTCACGCCATCCACCAGAACCGCTTGGCCGGCGCCATAAGTCGCCCCCACCTCCAAATCAACTCCCATAGGTGGCTTCACCAAATCGACCGCTTCCGGACCGATCACTCCAATCAAAACAGTGCCCAGAAAGAATGATGCAATCGCGTACATCGTGAACGGCTTGATGGCCCAGTTGATCAGCAGGGTCAGCGCGACGGGCTTGGCCGCTTTCCCGGCACGCACGATCTCGGCGAAGTCGATCTTCACCATGATGGGATACATCATGAAAAACAAACACAGCGCAATTGGTATCGACACCACCGGTGCCCCGTCCACCATGATCGACATTCCGTCCAGCGTTTGAGCCAACCCGGGCATCCACTTTCCTAACAGCACACCGGCGACGATGCACAGCCCGACCCAAACGGTCAAATATCGTTCAAAGACTCCCATGCCACGTTGGGGCTGGTCAGTCGGACAATCACTTTTCATCTTTTCAATCTTCTTCACAGGTCGTCGTTTTGGATTTGTGTGCGGCAGTGGCGGACGATTCCGGGTCGGTTGCCAACCAAGACTCGATCGATGCGCGGACTTGATCACGGACTCGGCGAAACGCCTCTAGAGAATCTTCGGCGTCGCCCTGAACGGCGGCGGGATCGGGGAACGGCCAACACATCGTTGCCGTGGCGAAGGGCCAAATTTCGGGGCAAGACTTTTCCGCCTTGTCGCAAACGAAGATCACGTACTGCGCCTCGTTCTTGCGCAAAAAACCCTTCAATGATTTGGATTCCTGGGACGAAATGTCGACGCCCACTTCTGCCATGACTTGAACGGCCAAAGGGTTCAATCCGACCGGTGCGAGCCCGGCACTTTGTGCGTCGAAACGGTCACCCGCCAATTCGCGAAGAAACCCTTCGGCCATCTGGCTGCGTGCAGAGTTGCCCGTACACAGGAACAACACGGTTGTTCGTTTCATCGTCGCCCCCCTCAATTCTCATTTGGCGACATGGCAATATCGCCATGACTAACGACAAAAAAAATGCTACTTCAAAGTCGACTGACGGTCGCGGATGTCCGACCGCAGCACCGATTCCATGCACGCAAAAAAGCCTCCCAGGCAATCGCAGGCGACGCGGTAATAACTGGATGCCCCTTCCTTGCGGACTTCCACCAAACCCACGTCACGCAGCACGGCCAAATGCTTGGACACCGTCGACTGGTCAGCCTCCACCGCTTCGGTCAATTCGCCCACGCATCGCTCCCGCTCCTGAAGCAGATCCAGAATCAGTAATCGACTGGGATGGGCAAGCGCCTTGGCGATCTTTGCCCGCGCTTCGTATTGCTTTCGAGTTTTTCGCTTCATGGCCATATCGCCATAATTGCATGCATCGGCATTGCAGGTCAACTCCGGTGAGCCCGATTTCCCAGATTTAATCCACCGCTATTGATCCACCATCGATTGGACACCTGGGTTCGCAATCACAACGCCACAAAAAATTTGCAGGCCTTCCATCCATTCGAATCGGTACTCCGCGGGATGCACCTGCGACATTTCGAACCCGCCGACCGCCGGACGACAGGGAATGCGACACGAGCGATTCGGATACACTGCGTTCTTCCGTTCCCCGCCTTCGATCCACCGCACCGGCAATCGCGTCCATCACGACTTCCGCGTGCTCGACCACGGCCCCATTTGGCATCAACCGTATGTGCAGACCAACCAACCATTGGGGAACGATCGCCTTGCTGATCTGGATCGCAGTGACCGCTGCGTCTGGTGAATGTTGGTCCGATCAGCCCGACGATCGACGACGCCCCAACGTCATCATCATCTTTACCGACGACCATGGATACTCGGACTTGGGTTGCCAGGGCGTTGTGTCCGACATTCGCACGCCGAACATCGATCGCTTGGCCCAGTCCGGTGTGCGTTTCACCGACGGCTACGTCACTGCGCCCCAGTGCGTGCCGTCGCGCGGTGGGTTGATCACGGGCCAGTACCAGAACCGATTCGGATTGGAATCCAACCCTCAGGCCCGTGATGCAAAGATCATGGCCAACTTCGCGCGGGTGCAAACCATTCCCGAACGACTGCAGGCGGCCGGTTATGCCACGGGTATGGCGGGCAAGTGGCACTTGGGGGCACCGCAAGCGATCACCTCCCACGGCTTTGATCATGTGTTCTTCAAGAACAGCAATGCGCAAGGGTTCTGGAACATGAACTTACAAGGCCAAGACATCCCGCCGGCGACGCAAAAAGGTGGCGGTTATCACCTGGACTTGATCTCCGATTTTGCCTGTAGTTTCATCGAACGGTACAAGTCGGATCCGTTTTTCTTTTACTTGGCGTATCGTGCTCCACATGTACCGCTGGATGCGCCCAAGAAATACCTGGACCGATTCCCGGGCGACATGCCACAGCGACGACGACAGGCACTAGCCATGCTTTCGGCGGTCGACGACGGCGTCGGTCGGATCATGGCGACACTGGAATCCAACGGTCTGCGTGAAAACACGCTGATCTTTCTGATCAGTGACAACGGTGCGCCGCTGAAGATCCACA
This genomic window contains:
- the arsB gene encoding ACR3 family arsenite efflux transporter yields the protein MKSDCPTDQPQRGMGVFERYLTVWVGLCIVAGVLLGKWMPGLAQTLDGMSIMVDGAPVVSIPIALCLFFMMYPIMVKIDFAEIVRAGKAAKPVALTLLINWAIKPFTMYAIASFFLGTVLIGVIGPEAVDLVKPPMGVDLEVGATYGAGQAVLVDGVKMLEVPLWRSYLAGCILLGIAPCTAMVLVWGYLSGGNDGHTLVMVAVNSLAMLLLYGLLGGLLLGVGQLPVPWQALLLSIGIYVALPLIAGFLSRRWIISAMGEVWFREKFLHWLSPVTIAALLVTLVLLFSLKGEIIMANPLTIVWIAIPLFIQTVLIFAIGYALSKWLGLTYENAAPTAMIGASNHFEVAIATAVMLYGLSSGAALATVVGVLIEVPLMLMLVRFCVSTRHWFDQDLAAVRSETEPQLKLDT
- a CDS encoding ArsR/SmtB family transcription factor; the encoded protein is MKRKTRKQYEARAKIAKALAHPSRLLILDLLQERERCVGELTEAVEADQSTVSKHLAVLRDVGLVEVRKEGASSYYRVACDCLGGFFACMESVLRSDIRDRQSTLK
- a CDS encoding arsenate reductase ArsC, with the protein product MKRTTVLFLCTGNSARSQMAEGFLRELAGDRFDAQSAGLAPVGLNPLAVQVMAEVGVDISSQESKSLKGFLRKNEAQYVIFVCDKAEKSCPEIWPFATATMCWPFPDPAAVQGDAEDSLEAFRRVRDQVRASIESWLATDPESSATAAHKSKTTTCEED
- a CDS encoding sulfatase family protein yields the protein MCRPTNHWGTIALLIWIAVTAASGECWSDQPDDRRRPNVIIIFTDDHGYSDLGCQGVVSDIRTPNIDRLAQSGVRFTDGYVTAPQCVPSRGGLITGQYQNRFGLESNPQARDAKIMANFARVQTIPERLQAAGYATGMAGKWHLGAPQAITSHGFDHVFFKNSNAQGFWNMNLQGQDIPPATQKGGGYHLDLISDFACSFIERYKSDPFFFYLAYRAPHVPLDAPKKYLDRFPGDMPQRRRQALAMLSAVDDGVGRIMATLESNGLRENTLIFLISDNGAPLKIHKADTPGGGPGWDGSLNDPMNGEKGMLTEGGIRTPFVGCWPGTIPGGQVYSQAVISLDAMATALAAAGLTIDDTIDGVNLLPFLMGESDEAPHDALYWRWLSQSAIRQGKWKYIRSNDREFLFDLESDASETTDLTGRYPDQVQHLRTLLTDWSQSLKPPGIGTVPSEAMSRQADIYFDYYIDGKLRSPTKPKRRPNRPTPKRETEKAPR